Proteins from one Panicum virgatum strain AP13 chromosome 7K, P.virgatum_v5, whole genome shotgun sequence genomic window:
- the LOC120639877 gene encoding uncharacterized protein LOC120639877: MVTLPVTFGTQDNYRTKSTIFEVASFETSYHAILGRPARVKFMAIPNHTYLLLKMTAPNRVLSIRGDIQTSHSCETENVNITSAIEKTRNQALVTQAAKDPPRRTSS, translated from the coding sequence ATGGTCACCCTCCCCGTCACCTTCGGCACTCAGGACAACTACAGAACCAAGTCCACCATCTTCGAGGTGGCGTCGTTCGAGACATCTTATCACGCCATACTTGGGAGACCAGCTCGCGTCAAGTTTATGGCGATACCAAACCACACGTATCTTCTACTGAAGATGACGGCGCCGAACAGAGTCCTCTCCATCCGAGGCGACATCCAGACGTCTCACTCCTGTGAGACAGAGAACGTCAACATCACCTCGGCCATCGAGAAGACCAGGAACCAGGCCCTAGTCACCCAGGCGGCAAAGGACCCCCCCAGAAGGACCAGCTCCTGA